aaagccatcaggctgctgctgccagccacatGGCCACTGGTCCCTGGGGGAGCCAGCCCCgctgctgagctctggcaggagcagggctggggctggcagggcagcagcccaTGCCCTCTCTTTGGGAGCACTTTGCTCTGGTTTCTCCTGTTCTGCGTTCCCCCAGCGGGGCCAGCCCTCCGTGCTGAGCTCAGagagctccagccccagcagctggcagagcagggtggCTTTGGGGCGTTGGCAGGGTTCTGGTGGGTCCGGAGAGCCGGGCACGGGTGGGAGCGATGAGCACACTCATCCTCCTGGGTGTTCTGCCACCGTCTTCCACACCCACCCCACGTGAATTTGGATGCCTAAACGAGGGGATAAACCTCGgtggagaggcaggagaggctggCACCTGGTGGCCAAGGGGACACTCATGGACTCAGCCATGGGGAGGTCCCTGACTGGACACATCCTGCACTCCTCTGCCTGTAGAAGCTCAGATTTTGGGGACAGACCAAGCTCAGACCCTCCTGTGTGGCTGTAGAAGTTCAGATTTTGGGGAGAGACCAAGCTCAGACCCTCCTGTGTGGCTGTAGATGTTCAGATTTTGGGGAGAGACCAAGCTCAGACCCTCCTGTGTGGCTGTAGAAGCTCAGATTTTGGGGAGAGACCAAGCTCAGACCCTCCTGTGTGGCTGTAGAAGCTCAGATTTTGGGGAGAGACCAAGCTCAGACCCTCCTGTGTGGCTGTAGAAGCTCAGATTTTGGGGAGAGACCAAGCTCAGACCCTCCTGTGTGGCTGTAGAAGCTCAGATTTTGGGGAGAGACCAAGCTCAGACCCTCCTGTGTGGCTGTAGAAGCTCAGATTTTGGGGAGAGACCAAGCTCAGACCCTCCTGTGTGGCTGTAGAAGCTCAGATTTTGGGGAGAGACCAAGCTCAGACCCTCCTGTGTGGCTGTAGAAGCTCAGATTCTGGGGAGAGACCAAGCTCAGACCCTCCTGTGTGGCTGTAGAAGCTCAGATTCTGGGGAGAGACCAAGCTCAGACCCTCCTGTGTGGCTGTAGAAGTTCAGATTTTGGGGAGAGACCAAGCTCAGACCCTCCTGTGTGGCTGTAGAAGCTCAGATTTTGGGGAGAGACCAAGCTCAGACCCTCCTGTGTGGCTGTAGAAGCTCAGATTTTGGGGAGAGACCAAGCTCAGACCCTCCTGTGTGGCTGTAGAAGCTCAGATTCTTGGGAGAGACCAAGCTCAGACCCTCCTGTGTGGCTGTAGAAGCTCAGATTCTGGGGAGAGACCAAGCTCAGACCCTCCTGTGTGGCTGTAGAAGTTCAGATTTTGGGGAGAGACCAAGCTCAGACCCTCCTGTGTGGCTGTAGAAGCTCAGATTTTGGGGAGAGACCAAGCTCAGACCCTCCTGTGTGGCTGTAGAAGCTCAGATTTTGGGGAGAGACCAAGCTCAGACCCTCCTGTGTGGCTGTAGAAGCTCAGATTCTTGTGAGACCAAGCTCAGACCCTCCTGTGTGGCTGTAGAAGCTCAGATTTTGGGGAGAGACCAAGCTCAGACCCTCCTGTGTGGCTGTAGAAGCTCAGATTCTTGTGAGACCAAGCTCAGACCCTCCTGTGTGGCTGTAGAAGCTCAGATTCTTGTGAGACCAAGCTCAGACCCTCCTGTTTGGGTCATCCTGAGCTGGGTGCAGCTCGAGGCGCTGTGAAATCTCGGATTTTGTTTTCCCCAAAGGAGCTTTCCTGTCCCAGGCAGGCTGagctcagctggggctgctccacagcctccctgggccaggagcccttttccctctgctggaCGGGCTCGGGCAGATGTTCCTCCACATGcacagctggcagagctccTGGGAGGAGCTGTCTGGACATCTCTGTGTCCCttccacagcagctcctcccatccctgccaaatccttcctccttccttgtCCCGGGTCCTCCCTGCAGGGCGTTTgtgcccagcctggggacagcagggaggagctgtgcaggggatTTAAAATGTTACCCCCACAAatctgctgcagcccccagggGCTCAGTGCTgcatctggatttttttcaccAGGAAAAACATTTACTTTGGGAGAGGAAagagtaaaacagaaaataagctCGTGCTCACCAGTCCAAAAATAAAGAATGGATTCAGAAATCCTCTGGTGCCTTTTGGGATGATTTCATATCTAAAGGAATGAATCCATAATACAGTAATGCTGATTCTGACATTTGAGTATTTACAGTGGGATCTTTTGCAGGTGGAacttgtgagaaaaaaaaagaaaataatagctCAGAGGGCAAAGGTTTTGTTTAAAGCTGTACAACAAACTGTAGCTTAGCACCAAAGAGCCAGAAAACCAGTTTATTGGCTTCTCAAGAGCAATGGGATATCAAGATATCCTGATGGGAATGGATGCATTTCAGGAAAAATTCTGAGCAGGAAAACATCTCAGTTAAACAAACCTTCCCTTCCGGCTGGTAAATGGTTGGGATGGGTGGGATGTGAAGGTCTGTGAGGTCCCAGCCGTGCCATGGAGGTGGCCAGGGGTGGGATGAGAAGGTCTGTGAGGTCCCAGCCGTGCCATGGAGGTGGCCATGGGTGGGACAGGGAGGTCTGTGAGGTCCCAGCCATGCCAGGGTGGtggccagggctgggacagggaggtCTGTGAGGTCCATCCCATGCCATGGTGGTAGCCATGGGTGGGATGAGAAGGTCTGTGAGGTCCCAGCCGTGCCAGGGTGGTGGCCAGGGGTGGGATGAGAAGGTCTGTGAGGTCCATCCCGTGCCATGGAGGTGAGAATGCCTCTCCCAGTaactcctctcctcctcctgctctgttcCAGGGCCGCTGCATCAACTTCACGCGGGTGAAGAACACGGAGACCCCCCCCAAATACCCCCTGAACAACTCCTACCCCTCTGCCCCGCCCCCAGCGCCCATCTAcacccccccgccccccgcccccatctacaccccccctccccccagctccccccacaccccctccccctcctccacgctgcccccgctgccccccccgccccaggccccccccccccagccgGGCGCCCCCCCCCGTCCcggcccccccccccgccccacgGCCTAAGGGGGTCCCCCCGCTCCTCCAGAGGTGTCCCGGGGCTCTCTCAGCAGTACTGTACCCCCCCGGCTGGGGgaccccagcccctgccctgggcggcagcagcaccagccaccCTGCAGGCGCCCCCCCCTTTCCTCTTCTAGAACCTTCTCCCCTCTCTTCACCCCCTCGAGCATCAGTGCCACAAACTCGGCAagccagagcagccagggacagctccagctcctccccgGCACGGCGGCCGTGCCACCCCCCGGAGCCCTGTGCCAGCGCGGGGACCCTCCGGAGGAAGGGCACGGGTGACCCAGCGAGCTCCGTGCCAGGgagagccccgggcagggctgcACCGGACTGGCAGCAGTGCGGAACCCCCGCCAGGTGTGCACGCCTGGCGtgcctggcacacctgggcacccctggcacATCTGGCACATCTGGCACATCTGGCACGCCTGGCACATCTGGCACGCCTGGGGtgcctggcacacctggcacatCTGGCACGCCTGGCAGGCCTGGCACGCCTGGCACATCTGGCACGCCTGGGCACGCCTGGCACATCTGGCACGCCTGGCACGCCTGGCACACCTGATGCACCTGGTACACCTGGCAcgcctggcacacctggcacgCCTGGCACACCTGATGCACCTGGTACACCTGGCAcgcctggcacacctggcacacctgcaCGGAGCCAGGGACAGCCCTCGCTGCCGGGGGCCGtgccaggggcagctctgcgGGCACAGAAGTGGTGCCAGGCACCCTTGCACCCAGCAGGAGCCGCAGAAGGGAAGGTGCTGTCACCTCGGGGGTCCGGGGGGTGGAGTGGGGGTGTCGGTCTGGGGACGAGCAGGTGGGTGCAGTCAGAGCCTCCAGGAAATCAGACTGCAGACTGGGACAGCCGAACAAACCCGTCCCTGGGCACGGGGAGAGCGGTGCCAGGCCAGCCCCCGGTGTCCCAGCGGGGCACAGAACCTGTCCCCAAAACCTCCGGGAGCTGGCAGAGGGGTGGCCAGCAGAGGAGTCCCTGCAGAGCCTTCAGGCCATCCCGTCCCCCACCCCGCGGTGCTGCAGCctgactttgtgctgctttccaCTTCAAGGGAAGGGCTCTGAGTGCCACCCCGAGGTTTGGAGTCTGGGGTTCCCCAGATCCACTCTGCTCGGGCTCCTTGTGCTGTCACTTTGAAAAGGTTGCCACTGATGCCTCCCTGGTTTTCTGTAAATTGAATTCTGTCgctttaaaaatgtttccacatggattttttttttttttttttttttggggtgggggggtttggttggttttgtttcattttgttttttggggttttttttttgtttgtttgttttggttttgggggcttttggagttttttgggcttttttgttttgttctgttttcctttcctaaaCAAGTAGCAGCTGCCTCCCCAGCTCTGAGTGAAGAGGAGCCAGTGTGCTTACTCACTCTTCTCGGCTCTCAGCAGCATCACTCACTCCTGTTAGCAGTACTGACTGAGGCAAGCCCCCCTGGGACAGCCCAGATGGGGATCAGTCTGCCAAGAAATGCACTGGCTGCATTtctcctgcttcctcctcaCCTTGGGGGCCCCCCCGCACTCCCCAGAGCATCTCCTGGGTCCTGCAGCCACCCCgagagctgcctgcagcccagggccagggccaggggagAGCCctcagcccccagagcccctccaGTTCTCACGAAGCTCTCTCACAGGAGAGAAAACCACCTTTGTAGCTGCAGTCCTGCCAACAGCAAAGGGTTCTCATCTCATTGATTTTTACCAGATTAAAGAAATGCTTCGCCACGTGCTGCTTTGGGAAACACCGGTTCTAGCTTTTCTAGCAAAACAAggtggggaaaaaggaaaaaaacctctcaaGGAGGAAAGGGAATGGAGGAAAGAGACTGAGTGGagacctgccctggcccctttgGGCAAGGACAGCAGGGAACCCCTGGCACGAGGCGTTgggtccctccctccctccctctgctaGGCCAGGCTCAGCTCTTGGTGAGACAAGCCCGTGGCTCCGGAGGAGCTGGGCCTGAAGCCAGGCTGAGACTGAGCTCCCCAGGCTGAGACTGAGCTCCCCAGGCTGAGACTGAGCTCCCCAGGCTGAGACTGAGCTCCCCAGGCTGAGACTGAGCTCCCCAAGCCCAGACTGAGCTCCCCAGGCTGaggctgagctccccaggctgAGACTGAGCTCCCCAAGCCCAGACTGAGCTCCCCAAGCCCAGACTGAGCTCCCCAAGCCCGGACTGAGCTCCCCAAGCCCAGACTGAGCTCCCCAAGCCCAGGCTGAGCTCCCCAAGCCCaggctgagctccccaggctgAGACTGAGCTCCCCAAGCCCaggctgagctccccaggctgAGACTGAGCTCCCCAGGCTGAGACTGACCTCCCCAAGCCCAGACTGAGCTCCCCAGGCTGAGACTGACCTCCCCAAGCCCAGACTGACCTCCCCAAGCCCAGGCTGAGCTCCCCAAGCCCGGGCTGAGCTCCCCAAGCCCAGACTGAGCTCCCCAAGCCCaggctgagctccccaggctgAGACTGACCTCCCCAAGCCCAGACTGAGTTCCCCAAGCCCAGGCTGAGCTCCCCAAGCCCaggctgagctccccaggctgAGACTTAGCTCCCCAAGCCCAGACTGAGTTCCCCAAGCCCAgactgagctccccaggcccaggctgagctccccaggccctcGGATCCCCTGTTCTGTCTGCAGGCAGCACGGAGCAGTCCCTGCCCCCAGCAAACCCCTGTGCTGCTCCCCCATCCCAGTTGCACCAGTTACAGCCACGGCTGCTCCCACAGGAGCACACGGGGGGCAGGGGACGCTTGGACCCCCCACTTGGGATGGGGGAGCATGGATGGACGGGATGTGGTCAGGCAAAGAGCTCCTGGCTTTGGTTGGGTCTcgtttggtttggttggtttggtttggtttggtttggtgaggtttggttggtttggttgggtttggtttggttggattttttttgattTGGTTGGATTTGGTCTAGTTGGATTTAGTCTGGTTGGGTTTGGTCTGGTTTGGTTCAGTTTGGTCTGGTTTGGTTGGATTTggtctggtttggtttggtttgttctGGTTGGGTTTGGTTGGATTTGGTCTGGTTTGGTTGGATTTGGTCTGGTTTGGTTTGTTCTGGTTGGGTTTGGTTGGATTTggtctggtttggtttggtctGGTTTGGTTGGATTTGGTCTGGTTTGGTTGgatttggtttggttgggtttggttggATTTGGTCTGGTTTGGTCTGGTTTGGTCCGGTTTggtctggtttggtttggttgggtttgtttCCACCATGGAAGGTGTGAAACTGGGATAGTGTAACACAGGATCCACGTCCCCAGCAGATCCTCGGCATCTCTGAAATGTTTGGGAAGGAGATTGATTTTCCACAAGACAGCTttgagaattttattttttaggtgTCCATTAGGCAATAAGTTGGTTAATTGGTTAATTAACCAAAAAACCTCCTGCTGGGGGAAAATGTAAAAGCCATTTTTGCAGATGTACATAGAAATTCTCCCCAaagtaagggaaaaaaacccaaaccctgcagATTTAAAGGAGCAAAATAAAGCCTAAATCAGGCTAGgacaaaatcagaatttttcaaATGCTCCCCTTGTAATCATCCATTTcaagaataaaaaacaaactcCAAATTTTTTGTTGTACATATTGTTGCTGCATGCTTACCATATGTTAGATGGAAGCATTTCCTATCCCTTGTGgataaaagaacatttttcaaGTTGTAGTAAATTATTATAAAGCCAATGACATTTCATGGCATGTTATCGTATCAAGCTGtgcttgttgtattttttttttctttatggttgtattgctttttttttgttttgttttgttttttttatataaatgtaCAGATATTTCCTGTAGTGACGAGCACCTGTTTTACATGGCATTAACTGGGgcgctgcagctccaggctccaCAGCCACCCAAAGGGTTTTTGCACGTGGATCTGgctgaaaaaacccacaacccaAGAGGATGGGCTTGGTGGCCCTTCCTGACGGTCCCACAAAAATCAGAGCACGTCTGGGGGTGACTTCTGCACCTGGTTTGGATTCAGGAAGGAATTCTCCCGTGGGAgcgtgggcagggctgggctgggattcccagagcagctggggctgcccctggacccctgggagtgtccccagggccaggttggagcagcctgggacacagAACAGTGTCCCtccgtggcaggggtggcactgggggggattttaggtccctcccaacccaacccGTCCTGGGGCTCTGTGGTTTAGGACCAGCCTAAATCCGGCTGCAGAAAGGGCTTCCAAAAGTCCCTCAGGCGCCTTTAAAAGCCACACTGCCTTTGTGCTGGACCCTAAAGATGAATTTAGGGACTTTGTGGAAGGCTGGGAGTGAAACCTTGGTCCTGGACTCCAGCCAGCTCCCCCAGACAATTAATGCCATGTAAACGAGGTCGAACgagctggagcacctctgtACCCTGTGTCTGTGGCCttggccagccctggctgaaATGCTCACCCCAAAGCAGCTGGGAAATGccttttctccccttccttCACAGCTCTGGCAGGGCCTGGCAGCCCCAAGGGCTGAGCCTCTGACAAAGGGTCAGGTTCagctttcctttattttattttattttattttattttattttattttatttcatttcattttcct
This sequence is a window from Anomalospiza imberbis isolate Cuckoo-Finch-1a 21T00152 chromosome 28, ASM3175350v1, whole genome shotgun sequence. Protein-coding genes within it:
- the LOC137463266 gene encoding anthrax toxin receptor 1-like, with protein sequence MEVRWGEKGSTEEGAKLEKAKNARVKMPEQEYEFPEPRSLGSSMRRPSSPRKWYSPIKGKLDALWVLLRKGYDRVSVMRPQPGDKGRCINFTRVKNTETPPKYPLNNSYPSAPPPAPIYTPPPPAPIYTPPPPSSPHTPSPSSTLPPLPPPPQAPPPQPGAPPRPGPPPRPTA